The segment CGTGCAGGTTGAAGCAGTTACTGGTTGAAAGTTTGGGGGTCAGAGAGGCCCGGGttgaaattccagctctgccgcTTACTAGCCGGGCGACCTCAGGCCGGTGACCTCacttctcttggcctcagtttcctcatcagcagAATGGGAATATGAGATGGCAGTGGCCTCCCAGGACTGTTGCAGGATGATGCCTCTGAAGTGCTTGGCACAAGGCCTGGTATCCCGCAAGTGCTAACTAAATGCTTGCTGTAATTCGCTAGGACTAGGTGGTCGGGAAGTGTTTTATGAAGGGACGCGCTGTGGGGTGAATGCAGACCgccctcctttccctttccctccctgacCTTTCGGGCTGCTCCTCCCCCAGcctgtccccacccacccccgcctctgTTCCCCTCACCCCCTTCCTCCAGCCTCACCGTGCAGAGCAAAGTCCATGATGCTGGGGTCCAGGGCGTCCACCTCGGTGTTCATGTCAGGGCTGACACTGACGAAGTCCACAGGTGCCCTTCCCAcggtgggctgggggagggggctggggctcAGGTCCGGCAGGGCATGCAGGGGTGGGGTCTGGGCCGGGGCAGGAGAGTCTGGGGTGAGATGTGCCTGGGGCTGGACCTGGTGGTGCAGGGGAACCGACTGCAGGGACAGGGTCATCAGTGgctggggtgggagctgggagacGGCCAGGCAGCCGTGGGCCACGGCCACCGTGGTGGCATGGGTCAGCACGGGGGCCTCAGGCTCCCCTGGCTTGCCAGGGCGTCGGCAGCTTTCTGGCCTGTCCGAGATCAGCTTGTCCAGCTCCTCTGCAGGCAAGTGGGAGAGGTCACTCATCAGAAGCCACCCTACAGTTTctgggccccagcccaggcctggattcaaatcccagtgaTTTTTAGCAAGCCTCTTggactctctgaacctcagtctcttcatctatgAGATGGCATCACACACTCTGCACAGGGTTGTGGAAATGGAATGAAATCACAGATTCCATAGGGACTTTGAGGAATGAGAGGGGTCTCAAATAACATTGGCTCCTCCCATGGGGACCGTGTTTTACAGGACAATCCTGTAACTCTAGGACTTCACTTAAACCTCCTAACAGCCCTACGAGAGGGAGGTAAGGCAGAGATTACAAATCCCACGAGATTGGGACAAAATTTATTCACATACAAGGGGTCCTAGCCACTCCTTGCTGCTAAAGAGACATGAAGCGTTGCTGTGGATTGAAACTTGGATCCTCCTTAATACTCTTGAATAGAAACAAGACGCAAATTACTCTCGAATTATTTTTGGTTGTTGGCTTGTATCTCATTGACTACAACACAGTTTTGAGACTGGATCACTAGGGTCCCAGGATCTATTTGGGTTGCacccattttagaaatgaggacaCTTTGAATTTAGAAGGACTTCCCTAGCTCTCACACCAAATATGTGTCAGGACGGGCCCTGGATCTCGAACCAGACCCCAGAGCTCTCAGCTGAGGGCCTACTGGATCCTGCTATGGTCTTTCTCTCCATCTTATTGAATTGTTCATCTCTGAGCTAGACTCCCATCCCCCTTGATACTCAAACCTCAAACACGATGATATTCACAGGGCCAGGCCAAATATTCTTAAGGCTGGGTGACATTAGCCTCCCATATCACTCTTTCCATTCATATGTCACTTGTATGTCCCCAGCTTCTATctcttaagtaaaaaaaaaaaaaagcaggtacaatatttttttttctaatctaaaAGTAATTCACGAACAGGGTGgatttggaaaatagagaaacgtgaagaatataaaaattatcagTGGTCTCTTCATTCACAGTAAAGATTTTGGTATATTTCTTCcagtccgtgtgtgtgtgtgtatacatgtatgtctATAGATATATAcgtatgtgtgagtgtatgtgtatgtatatatatgtatatatgtatacacacacacacacatatatacacaaatgggTGTGGATATAAACGCATTTTAGAGTGTGACCATGCTGTGTATATTGATTCATAACCTGCCTcttttcacttattgtattgggAGCATTTCTTTATATCCCCCCAAATACTTTTATCTCTAATACTTGCACGGTATAACATTATATCTATTTAAATAATCCCCTGTTGCAGGATGTCTAgattgctttcaattttttactATCAGAAATCACTTCATGATGGATAACTTTGTTCATAAACCCTTTGATCacatccttgatttcttcagcatAAACTGCCAGAGTAGAATAAGTGGACCAAATTGCAGGACCGAGTTTGCATGTTTTCGCTACATTACTTTGCCCTGGAAAAGTTTCACAGCTCACGTTCCCACCAATGGCACATGATGCTGCTGacttctccacatcctagccCACACTGGGTGTTATTGTTTTATTACTTTGGGAATCTGCACTGATGTGGTAAGAAAGGTAAGGAAGCCACGCTTTCCCACGGTTGTTGCGTTCGACATGTCCGCGGGAGAAACCGGGGTTGTTAGCGAGATTCTACAGCTTTTCACGTTTCTGAATAGACCCTTCAATGGACCAGCCACCACGTAGGGATGGATGAAGAGGAGAGGTGTattcaggggaggggagggggggacagTCACCAGGCGCCCACGTCCCCGCCATGGTGACTGGGCTCGTTGTGGGATGGGCAGGATGCCGGGCAgggatgtgtgtgcgtgtgcacgtgtgtgtgtgtgtgtgtggcggggcaCCCGGGCCTCACCGGGGTTGGCCATGCTCCGGTGGATGGCGGCCAGGTCCTTCCTCTTCCACTTGTGcatctcctcctccatcttgtCGATGCGGGCCAGGTTCAGGGCCCACAGGCAGCCCTTCCGCGAGGAGCCGCTCATCTTATTTTCCACCTTCTCAAAGCACTTGTTCAGGGACAGGTTGTGTCGCACTGAGTTCTTCCAGCCGTCGGGAGCCGTCTGTGGGGAGAAATGGGCCCGTGGGAGACCCCTGCAGGGACGCCCCTCTGAACCCTCTCTCTCCTTGGGGATCTCAGGCTCAGGGCTAGAGGGTCAGGGGGACGATGTCAGTGGCCAAAGCTCAACCTCGAGTAGGGAAGACGAGAGAGAGCAGGGGGGCAACCTGGCAAACGGGAGGGTCCATGCCCTGATTAAAGGGGCAGCTGTACTTTAGCTCTGGGCAGTGGTTAAGACATGAGGACAAGGCCCAGGGCTGCCAGATCTCCCGCTCTTTCTCTCCCACTCAGGAAGCAAGCAAGATGATGCTACTATGTGGATAACTGGTCGAGTGCATTAAATGTCGATCATTTTTATAAATGCTCACACTTTATTGTTAGGTAACCAGATATTGCAATGCACCTCATACCctattcattttattctctctctgtctctctcttactAATGGTCAACCAGGCGCCAGGAGCTGCCAGTGCCTTTACATGCAGATCCTTACTAACCTTGCCAGCTGGGTATCATTCTTCCCATcttacagagggggaaactgaggcacagagggtgaaagtgaggctcagagaggcaaaggtTTTCACCAAGTCTGTGTTTAGCATCATTATGTTTTACTGAGTCTGTGCTGAATAACTAGGTTGGCCCTCTACCCTTTGCCCCCTGGGATGCCTGGTGAACTCCTCTTCATCCGTCAGAGCCCAGCTCAGATGCCCCCTTCTCTTTCGGGATTTCTTGGCCCATGTCTGTGTGAGTGCACATTGCAGGTGTCTATGGACATAACTAGGGGACTAAAAGGGTGGTCCCGTTTGGCCCGGGGCCAATCCTGGGTTCTGGCAGTGCCAGGGAGAGGCCAGAGCTACTCCAACATCCCTACCCTGGCTGGGCCCCTCACCTTGAAGTAGGGGAAGTGCTCCTTCATGAAGCTGTAGATCTCGCTCACGGGCAAGCTGCCTGTCTTGCTGTTCTTCAGGGCCATGGCGATCAGACAGCTGGAGGCAAAATGTAGAGCAGGCCAGGCATGAAGTCATCTCAGGCTGACAGCCCAAGCCTCCTCTGCCAGGAAGCTGGCCCTGCTTAACCCTACTGGTACCAGCCCCTACACATAGTGTTAGCTCTTGATACCTTTTCCTGGCCCTGTGTCTTTCCCACCCCCTGACCTTGACCCTGAGCTCAGCCATTGGTACCAATTTGAGaaaccttgtcttttcctcctctctatCCATTTCCCATAACTAATGGGCCTTTAGACTTTCACTAGGCTGCTTACCCCCCCTCCCCAAAATTTTGTGAGGTATATAATACTATTATTTGATGAGTTTTTACATCAGagggaactgaagctcagagaggccaagccacttccccaagaccacacagcttgTGAGTGACAGAGTGGAGTGCTAGGCTCTATGTCTGGGGTGGGTTCTCAACCCTGGGGGTTGACTGACCACATGATGGTCCTTCCTAAGAACGGGTCCCACCTGCGGGTTCCCCACTCCCTGAAACCTCCCCCTTGGAAGCCTGGGCCACCACACCCAGCTGTCTGAGGTGCCCTCAAGGCAGCCCTCACCCctctcctccctgaggtccccaCAGTCCCAGCCCCCCTGGACCTCACCTGTATGAATAGATGGGCTTGGGGTAGTGTTTGGGGTGCAGTTCCTGAGATGAATGCACAGCCATgcggggctgggggtagggaggcCGTGCCCCAAACGGGGAACCATACAGGCCCACAGGAGCGCACTTCCCACGGGTGGGGACGGGGAagagtggcagagagagagacggTGAGAGAGAGCATCAGTCACTCACGatgaccccaccccaccccatctcaaAGAGCCAGATGCAGGGTTTACAACCCCAGCAGATCGTCTTGTCTCCACCCAC is part of the Kogia breviceps isolate mKogBre1 unplaced genomic scaffold, mKogBre1 haplotype 1 scaffold_405, whole genome shotgun sequence genome and harbors:
- the LOC131749745 gene encoding forkhead box protein N4-like, producing the protein MIESDISSMMSGIIRNSGQNHHPSPQEYRLLAATGDEDLPGDLQSLSWLTAVDVPRLQQVTSGRVDLGGPSAPHAYPGALARAADLHVGAAPGPLLHGPAGMAPQGMLGLGHLTNHGASQMNQFSVGGQPASSLQEPPPLYSPTSQLQFPLPPGVQQCAPVGLYGSPFGARPPYPQPRMAVHSSQELHPKHYPKPIYSYSCLIAMALKNSKTGSLPVSEIYSFMKEHFPYFKTAPDGWKNSVRHNLSLNKCFEKVENKMSGSSRKGCLWALNLARIDKMEEEMHKWKRKDLAAIHRSMANPEELDKLISDRPESCRRPGKPGEPEAPVLTHATTVAVAHGCLAVSQLPPQPLMTLSLQSVPLHHQVQPQAHLTPDSPAPAQTPPLHALPDLSPSPLPQPTVGRAPVDFVSVSPDMNTEVDALDPSIMDFALHGNLWEEIKDEGFSLDTLGAFGDSPLGCELGASGLTPVSGGSEQSFPDLQVTGLYSTYSTPDSAATPAVTSSSQYLGAPGNKPIALL